The Nicotiana tomentosiformis chromosome 9, ASM39032v3, whole genome shotgun sequence genome contains the following window.
AAAGCTGCAGAGATTCCATCTCGTGATGAAGGAGTCTCGGGAAGAGAATTAGTCGAAGTCCCCGAGTCGTCGAGGATCAAGGCTacctcccaccataatgagccaatgGTAGGTACGGCTGTAGAGGCTGATCTTGAGCCCCCCCTTGAGATGGAGAGAATGCCCCAAGTTATttacttggggcaatagaaattggaggctccccgaTGCTTCCCTCATTTTCCGATGGGGTCCACGGAAGGGAGGATCCCTTCTGTGATTACTTTACTGGTGTCGAAGATGCTACCGGcctgagtgacttggaggtcCCGAGGAAGGACTTGGGTGAGGCATCGAGCCTTTTTAACGAAGTGCAACGAGCTATGAATTGGGTATGCCTTAACTCCCCTTGTTGGTATTACCCTTGTGTTTGTTTTTCTCttttaacttcttttcttctttctacgTAGGCCTCAACacttcatcgagaagcatgttcaaGGTCTCAAGCTGAGTTGAGTCGGTATGAGACCGACCTTCGAGGGCTCTCGGAGGAGAAATACCCTTAAAATTCTCTGTGGGCAAAGAGAAGAGGAAATCAAGGACCtctgagccgagttggccaaggctcaccaagatcagtctgacctgatcgagcaggtaatgaaaatcttaaaaactcatgggctcgattcggggaTGGTGGCTAATAGTTTGATCTCACAGCTGCAACAGAAGATCGAGGCAATCGGGCGGCTCTGTGAGGAGGTCGACATGATAAAGGCAGAGaccttgcggtggaaagaaggtatggaccgcttcactgcagaaaaagagaccgcTTTATCCTAATTTTCATCGACCAAAAATCAGCTTCGAGACATGAAGGAAAAAAACTCAATTCAGGCGAAGAACATAGAGGAACTTGAGGCCCGGTTGGCTTCCAAACTTGCAAAGGCCAAgtctgaagccgaaaaggcaaaggccgaggcagaggagATCGTTGTTGTCTACCGGGatgatgctgaagccgctcaagtacaagcgagagaggcagccgagaccactCAAACTCAAGCATATTGGGTtgttgaactcgccaaatgccaatctcagagggaaaccctcgaggagatccatgctcgagatttcgatcttaccgaagagataataaaggctaaaaAGCTTGAAGCGGAAGCTAGAGCcctggcttctgatgatgatgatgatgatgatgaagacgaGAGCAAGAgcggggaggacctcgatggagaaaaAGTTTTCCCCTAAGGTTTTTCATTTTTGAACTTGTAAATGTTGGGTCCTCGATGATGATATAGAGTCCTGATCGGACTTTGTAAatgttttcatatatatatataaagatctttttttCCGACTTGTCTTCATTTCATTTTCTTgtcttgtgaaaattttgtttcattcatgccttatgaaagttttgttcataagttcgaggctttaggcaatttgatcgaagtcggaccttgtagtctttataaccgagtgagagTTTACCTAAACTCGCATTAAGAGTTGTCCttgggcttaatagtcgagtgggcatttgctcgaactcgaagtaatgtagcccttaggctaaaAGGTCGAGTGTTTGATCGTActtgaagtaagagtagcccttaggcttaatagtcaagtgagtgtttgctcgaactcgaagtaatgtggcccgtaggctttatagtcgagtgagcgtttgctagaaatcgaagtaagagtatccttttggcttaatagtcgagtgtgtttatttgaactcgaagtaatatagcccataggcttttatgGTCGTATGAAtgtttgatcgaactcgaagtaagagtatcccttatgattattagtcgagtgagtgtttgctcgaactcgaagtaatgtggcccgtaggcttttatggcCGAGTGAATGTTtgatcaaactcgaagtaagagtagcccttaggcttaatagccgAGTGTGTttgtttgaactcgaagtaatgtagcccataggcttttatggtcgagtgaatgtttgatcgaactcgaagtaagagtagcccttaggcttaatagtcgagtgagtgtttgctcaaactcgaagtaatgtggcccgtaggcttttatagttgagtgaatgtttgatcgaactcgaagtaagagtagcccttagacttaattgtcaagtgagtatttgctcgaactcgaagtaatgtggcccgtaagctttatagtcgagtgagtgtttgctcgaactcgaagtaagagtagcccttaggcttaatagtcgagtgagtgtttgctcgaactcgaagtaatgtggcctgtaggctttatagtcgagtgagtgtttgctcgaactcgaagtaagagtatcccttaggcttaatagtcgagtgagtgtggtcgaactcgaagtaatgtagcccttaggcttatggttgagtgggcgtttgctcaaactcgaaatgaaAGCAACCCtttggcttaatggtcgagtgagtgtttgctcgaactcgaattaaggtatcccttaggctctttagtcgagtgagaatgatttctcgaactcgaattaatggcagcccttgggctcgatagatagtcctcgagtgagaatggttgctcgaacttgagttgggatagcccttaggctttatagtcgagtgaggatttacTCGAACTCTAAATGAAACAAcccttaggatttatggtcgagtgagtgtttgctcgaactcgaataaggtagcccttaggcttaatagtcgagtgagtgtgcttgaactcgaagtaatgtagcccttaggcttatggttgagtgagtgtttgctcgaactcgaaataaaaacagcccttaggcttaatagtcgagtgagtgtttactcgaactcgaattaaggtagcccataggcttttcagtcgagtgagaatgatttctcgaactcgcattaatggcagcccttgggctcgatagatagtccccgagtgagaatgtttgctcgaactcgagttgggatagcccttaggctttatagtcgagtgaggattttctcgaactcgaaatgaaaacagcctttaggctttatgatcgagtgagtatttgctcgaactcgaattaaggtagcccttaggcttaatagtcgagtgagtgtgcTCGAACTCGACGTAATGTAGTCCTTAGTCTTATGGTTGAGTGAGCATTTGCtagaactcgaaatgaaaacatcccttaggcttaatggtcgagtgagtgtttgctcgaatttgaattaaggtagcccttaggcttttcagtAGAGTGAAAATGATTTCTCGTACTCAAATTAATGGcatcccttgggctcgatagatagtcctcgagtgagaatggttgctcgaactcgagttgggatagcccttaggctttatagtcgagtgagtgtttgctcgaactcgaacttatGTAGCCCTTAGTCTTATGTGGGCTTGATCTCattgattttttggttggcactccctgatttatggggtaatggtcggcccttaagcctgtttgcctaatagatcacgaaatagaggaatgtttctgagatatgagatatcggtaaagaagaaatttctctttataagtcattgtacatgtgttcatgttttgtgccagggttcgagcaaactacacgagcatggttcgttttgaccatttggcccttataatttttcctatcgaaGCCCTGTTGTCacgaagtaactttcttgcatagaacttgatatattcgagggtaatgcccccagtattcgaggttgattataaagaggcctcggataccgttgaattgttctaagttagcacgatcaatggttgcctcattaaaaaccttgctgaaaaacccatttgggacaaaatcggtctaaggaaaaaagagtgcaatgcgtgctttcaggcctaaaggcttcgagtcgaataatccatccatgtttctggtcgaacacctataagggttagttttgaaatataaatgaacataggagggtcgtaccttaacaatagtatcattttaggtgcgacacgttccaatttcttggtagttgtttgctatttatcacaccgagcttgtaggatccttttccggtaatattgagaacctgatacggtccttcccaattcggacctagtttcccttcattaggatttcgggtgttgagggtgactttccttagcaccaagtctccaattttaaaatgtcgaaggttggttcttcgattatagtacctttcgatccgctatttttgggcggccagtcGGACGAGAGTGGCTTCTCatttttcgtccaataattctaggctcgtgtttATGGTTTTGTTATTCGACTCATTTATCGTATTTTGAAACCTGAcactaggttctccgacctcaaccgggataagagcttcggcgccataaaccaacgagaatggtgttgctccggtactggattttgatattttgcgatatgcccataggacttcgggtagtatttctctccattatCCTTTAACGTcggttaatcttttcttaagattttggacgATGGTTTTTTTGGTCGATTCGGCCTATCCGTTCCCGCTGgtatgataaggtgttgatatgatccttttgattttgtgatcctcgagaaatttagttactttgctgtcgatgaattgctttccattatcacatacaatctcggatggcatcccgaatcgacatatgatgtgatcccaaatgaagtctatcacttctttttctctgattttctcgaaagcctatgcttcaacccatttagagaaataatcagtcataaacaaaataaactgagccttacctaGGGCTGAagggagggggccgacgatgtccatcccctatttcatgaaaggccatggagataggaccgaatggagcagctccccgggttggtgaatcatagGCGCATGTccttggcatttgtcgcattttcaaaCGAACTGCCATGCATCCTTgttcatatcggtccaataatatcaCGCTCTAATTATTTTATGGACCAAcgaatcggcaccagaatgatttccacaattgccttcgtgaatttcatgtaagatgtaatcggtgtctcctggtcccaaacatattgccagtggACCATCGAACGTCCTCCTAAATAGCGTTCCTTCTTCAGACAAGGTGAACCGTGCTGCATTTGTGCGCAGAGCCCTCAATTCTTTTTGATCTGGCGGAagtttcccgttcttgaagtattctatgtatttatttctccaatccgaGGTTAAACTCGTGGAGTTTATCTCGATGTGTCCTTCTTCtataccgatctcatgagttgtacgacagaccccgagttgagttcgtcatctttgaccgatgaacctaagtttgcaagagcgtcggcctcgctgttctattcccgaggtacatgttgcaaagtacATTCCTTAAATCAATGTAGAGTaacttgtaatttatccaagtacctctgcattcgatcttctcggacttcaaaagtctcgttgacttgatttaccacgatgagggaatcacatttagcctctACGACCTCGgttcccaagcttctagctagttcgagacctgcaatcacggcctcatattcggcctcattgttagtcaattttgtagttctaatAGACTACCttactacattacctgtgggtgattttagtacgatgcccagtCCGGACCTTTTTacgttcgaagcaccgtctgaAAAGAGGGTCCATACTTCTGAAGAGGTACCCAATTTTGTCAGTAATTCCTTctcaatctcgggtacgaaggctGTCGTAAAGTcaaccacgaagtccgctaagatttgagatttgatagcggttcgaggtcgatactcgatgtcgtacccgCCGATTCTATGGCCAATTTGGCTAATCGACCTGAAAGTtcaggcttgtgcaaaatatttcgaagaggataagttgttaaaacatgtatcggatgacattggaaatatgattttttagtttcctagaggcacttatcaaagcaagcgctaatttttctaattgtggatatctagtttcggcctcgcctaaagtTTGACTAACtttataaatagggaattgcgtacctcgttcttctcgaatcAGGGCtctacttaccgctatctccgagacagctaaATACAGATAAagttgttcgtctgccttcggTGTATGAAGCAAcgacgggctcgataaataccgttttagctcttccaaagcttgctgacACTCCGGAGTCCATGaaaaattgcttttctttttaagtagagagaaaaatcggtggctcctatctgaggatctcgaaatgaatcgtcccagggcggctatccatcccgttagcctctgtacgacatttacattatctaccactgtgatgtcctcgatagctttgattttattggggttaatct
Protein-coding sequences here:
- the LOC138899207 gene encoding KNR4/SMI1 homolog, with translation MSTKALKATESVKAAEIPSRDEGVSGRELVEVPESSRIKATSHHNEPMLRDMKEKNSIQAKNIEELEARLASKLAKAKSEAEKAKAEAEEIVVVYRDDAEAAQVQAREAAETTQTQAYWVVELAKCQSQRETLEEIHARDFDLTEEIIKAKKLEAEARALASDDDDDDDEDESKSGEDLDGEKVFP